The Planktothrix agardhii NIES-204 genomic interval AGAATAATTAGTAAAAATCTTAAACTGGTAATCGTAAATGCCTTAATATCATCGGTAATTCGTTGATCTGGGTTATCAAGTTTATTTTCCGATTCTATTTGATAAAATGCTCGCTGACTTAAATATTGGTCTAAAAATTTATCCGTTAACCATTTCCGCCAATAGTTTCCTAAGCGATCGCGGGTATAAGCATAGATGACAATAATGGGAGTTCCCACCACAAACACACTGGCATAAACATACAGAAAACGCCAAAAATTATCTTGATTTCTTTCAGCTAAAGCTGTTGAAAAAAAGTTGCCCACATAGCTAATAATTACATTCAATCCACTAACGGATAGGGATAAAAATAGCAGGACGCTCAAAAATGCCCAAGGTTGCCAACGAGTTCTAATTTGGTTTCTGTACACTAAAAATGTTCCGATGGGAACAATCAACATTAAAATAACGATAATAATATAGCGAGAATAAATAATACTTTCGATCAATTCATACAACCCCGGAGCAATGCTATTAAAGAATTCGGAAAAAATAGATTGACTGATAACAGTAACAATACTCACTAAAACAAAGACAGTCGCCGCCAGAAAAATTAATAATAATAATAACAAACTTATAAAAATCTTGCTACTTCCTGGTTCTACAGGATAAAAGAAGGGTTGGGCAATTCTTAAAAAGCGTTGCCAAAGTTGAGTATCAAATTTATTCATATTTTCCATCACGTTTAGCACAGGTCTTTTATCCTATAAAAGTTATGTATTCTCTAGGGTTTTCTACAGATTAAATCTGTGAAAAGGGCTACAGTTTTTTGTAAGTAGTTAGAAAATCGGCACAATCGAATAAGGATATCAACAGCCACGGACGAGAGAAATATAACCCTAATCACTCTACCATATTAATTTCAACTTTTAGCATTCATCCTGATTTTACTGAGTTGATTATTCTGACATTCTATAATATATCTTAGGATAGATGACAAAAGTTGATTCAGTTTATCCGATTAATTTGAACATTCTGTACACAACCAGGAAAGCTCAATACTCAGATCGGCTGCGCTCAACGATAGAATGGTTCAGGGTCTAATAAGAACACGATGTCTCAAACCTATACCGTCGAATTTCACAATCAAGGGAACATCCAAACAGTCGAAGTTCCAGAGGATAAACAAATCCTCCAAGCTGCCTTGGATGCCGGAATTAAGTTGCCCAATTCTTGCAATGCTGGGGTTTGTACCACCTGTGCAGCCAAAATTATAGAAGGCGAAGTTGATCAACGTGAGGGCATGGGATTAAGTCCCGAACTTCAAGCCGAAGGTTATGTCCTGCTTTGTATTGCCTATCCCCGCTCTAATTTAAAATTGATCCCAGGGAAAGAAGACGAAGTTTATGATCGTCAATATCCCCAAACTTCTTAACGAGTGAACAGAGGGGGCAGGGGGAGCAGGGGAGGCAGGGGGAGGCAGGGGGAGCGTCCTCGGTCGCTGAATATCACCCATTACCCATTACCCTGTTACTGAGCGAAGTCGAAGTATTACCCATTACCCATTACCCATTCGTAACATGACAACCCATTTTATTACGGCTGAAATTGATCTTCAGGAATCTCCAACCCAGTTAAATCAAGCCATTGAAGCGGAATTAAAAAAACGGGGTGAACCCCTACGCTGGGCAATTACCAGTATTGATTCTGAACAACAAAAAGCCCATGTTGAAGCTGTTGTAACTGTTCAAGAAACCTCTAAGGTTTGATGGTTAATAGTTAACTTTTCTTAGGGTGTTTCCCCTGATCTTCTATGCCTCGTCCTTATACGGTTGTTTTAATTATCCCAACGGGAATTGGTGCGGCCATTGGCGGATATGCGGGGGATGGTTTACCTGTGGCGCGGGCGATCGCTCAAGTTGCAGATACCCTGATTACCCATCCTAACGTTCTCAATGGAGCCCAACTGTATTGGCCGATGGCTAATACTCTGTATGTGGAAGGGTACGCTCTGGATCAATTTGCGGCGGGAACTTGGGGACTTCAACCCGTTCACTGTAACCGGGTGGGGTTACTCCTCGATCAAGCCATTGAGCCAGAATTGCGCCTGCGACATTTACAAGTGGCGGATGCAGCTAGGGCAACCCTGGGCCTAACTTTAACGGACTATGTGGTCACAGATGCCCCCCTGAACGTGGCTATTCAAACCTCGACTTCGGGGGCTTCCTGGGGAACTATTGGCAACCCAGACAGCCTGCTACGGGCCGCAGAACGGTTAATTAAGGATGCTAAAGCCGAAGCGATCGCAGTAGTTGCCCGTTTTCCTGAACCGGAAAATATTGGGGTTTTAGAGGCCTATCGTCATGGACAGGGGGTTGATCCCCTAGCCGGGGCGGAGGCGGTGATCAGCCATTTAATTGTCCGCACCTTTCAAATTCCGACAGCCCATGCTCCGGCCCTTTCTCCCCTGGCCATTGACCCGCAATTATCCCCCCGGTCGGCGGCGGAGGAATTGGGCTATACCTTCCTACCCTGTGTTTTAGTGGGGTTGAGTCGCGCCCCCCAATTCGTCACAACTCATAAGGCGGAGACAATTTGGGCCGATCAGGTGGATGCAATTGTGGTTCCAGCTACGGCCTGTGGGGGTGCGGCGGTACTTAGTTTTGGCCAAGACGCGCCAATAGCCTTCGGCATGGCTTCGCCTGGGCACGTCTCTACCACTCAAATTATTGCCGTCGGGGAAAATCAAACCCGAATGGAAGTTACCCCGGAACAGTTAGGAATTAAAGCAATACAGGTAAACTCTTATTTAGAGGCTTTAGGGGTTTTAGTGGTGCATAAAGCTGGACTTGATCCTAACTCCCTGCGTCCGAATATATTATCCTTGAATCAACTTAAATCCTATTAATTTTTAACTCCCGTGGTAGAACAAAAAACACCTAACAATTTTGAACTCGAATCTTTAACCCGGACTCAGGTTTTGATAGCCATGGGGGGGACGGCTATTATATTATTAGCGATCGCTAAAGCTTGGTTATATCTGAGTCATGTCACCCTTTTACCGATTAACTTAACGTGGGTTAGTTTGGGGTTGGGGTTAGGTGTGGGATCAATGATTACAGTTGCTAGTTTTGTCATGTATAGAATCTGGCCTGCCTATAGTCGCAGTGCAGATATTTATTTAAAATTAGTCTTAACTCCTTTATTATGGCCGGATTTAATTTGGTTAGGCTTATTACCCGGACTGAGTGAGGAGTTATTATTTCGAGGAGTAATGTTATCGGATTTGGGATTAGGAACTCTGGCTTTAGTTGTTTCTAGTATTGCTTTTGGGGTTCTACATTTTAGCGGTTCTCAACAATGGCCTTATGTGATTTGGGCAACGGTTGTGGGGTTTATTTTAGGGTATAGTGCGATCGCCACAGGTAATTTATTAATTCCGATTATAGCCCATATTTTTACTAATTTTATGTCTGGTTGTTTATGGAAATTAAACTATTTTGGTGCTAAACTCCCATAAATCCCCCTGATATCCTGCTGCATTTCTTTGTGTCTTAGTGCCTTTGTGTTTACTTCAAATTGTCAAATTCTCAATCTTCACGCCATACCCCATGCTTATTTACCGACAAAAACAAACTTCAAAACAAAAATAACCGCTAAAATCCACATCGCAATATTGGTTTCATGAAACTTCCCTTGACAGGATTTAATCACAGGATAAGTAATTAAACCAACAGCCAAACCATCGGCGATAGAATAACTTAAAGGCATAATAAAAATCGTTAAAAATGCCGGAATAGATTCTGCTGGGTCATCCCAGCGAATATATTGAACACTCCCCATCATTAACACCCCCACAATAATTAAAGCCGGGGCGGTGGCAAAACTGGGAATTCCAGATAATAGGGGAATAAAAAATATCGAAATTGTGAATAATATTGCCACAATTACAGCCGTAAATCCACTTCTTCCCCCCTCAGAAATTCCCGATGCGGATTCAATATAAGTAGTTACCGTTGAAGTGCCAAAAATTGCCCCGGTTGTAGTGCCCACTGCATCGGCCATAAATGCTTCTGTAACCCTCGGAAATTCCCCATCTTGATTAATATAACCTGCTTTCATTCCTAACCCCGTTAGAGTGCCTACCGTATCAAATAAATCCACAAAGAAAAATACAAAGGTAATTGTAAATATTTGGAAAAAATTCACTTCTAAAACTTGTTTTAACCCAATAATTCCTTGACCGAATAAATCCACAGGTAATTGAGGTAAACCGATAATTCCTTGGGGCCAAGGAGCAATTCCTAGAATCCATCCTAACCCGGCTGTGGCTAAAATTCCTAATAATAACGCCCCGGTAATTCGACGAGCAATTAAAGCAGAAGTAATCAAAATTCCGGCAATTGTAATTAATACAATCGGGTCGTTTAAGTTTCCTAATGTAGTGGTAGTGGCTGCATCAGTTACAATAATTTTTGCACCCGTTAAGGCAATATAGGCAATAAATAAACCAATTCCGGCGGCGACGGCGTGTTTAATTCCTTCAGGAATAGCGGTGATAATTTTAGTTCTAAATTGACTCAGAGTTAAGGCGATAAAAATTAAGCCTTCAATTAAAATAGCGGCTAACGCCACCCGCCAAGGAATGCCTAATTTTAACACCACTGAAAAGGCAAAATAGGCGTTTAATCCCATGCCTGGGGCTAAAGCAAAGGGATATTTAGCATATAATCCCATGACTAACGTTGCTAAGGCAGAAGCCAGGGCGGTTGCTATAACTAATTCTCCAAATAAATCCCCCGATGTTTGTAGAAAAATAGCATTGGATAAAATAGCAGGATTGACAATTAAAATATAAGCCATAGTCATAAAAGTCGTGACTCCGGCGATAATTTCGATCCTAAAATTAGTCTGAAGTTCTCGAAAGTTGAAAAAACGGGCAATTGATTCTAAAGTGGAAGAATTAGAGTTCATATTATCGCTGAATCAAAAATAAATTATGGATATTAAAGCCGCCGTTGCTTGGGAAGCTGGAAAACCTTTAAACCCGGAGATCATGTTATTCCTTTGTATATTCTAGAATGTCGTAAATGTCAATATTGTTTAAGTTTTAAGACGAATTTATGTCAGGCAATTCGAGGGACTCAGGGCAAAGGTTTAATGCCCGATGGTAGTAGTCGTTTTTCTAAAAACGGTCAGATGATTCATCATTATATGGGAACTTCTACCTTTTCAAATTATACGGTTTTACCGGAAATTGCCTTAGCAAAAATTCGAGAATATGCTCCATTTGATAAGGTTTGTTATATTTTTATGGGGTAGTTTTCAAATATTTAGATGGCTTTTAAAATTAGCTATTTTGTTCTAAATATTCTCAACTTACCCCATTATTTTAAAGATTTATTTTGACAAATTGATAATTTTAGGAGCAGAAAATACAGGTTAATTGCGATGTGGATTTTTGAGAAGGACAGGTTAAATGATTGGAACCAAACCAAGGATAAAAATTAGCATCCCAATCCGCCTTTGGTACAAATTCAAGAAATAAATCCATCATAATTTGATTGACAACCTTGGCAATAAATTGATTCACTAACCAATTATAGGTTTTCTCAAAATCTCGATCCCACTCTAAATAAACTGCACCAACTAATGCTTCAAACATTTCTGATAATATTTTTTGTTGTTCAAACTCCGGTTTGAAAGGATAGTTTTTTCCCAAATCACTGCCTTGATCGATCTTGATTTTTAACGCTAATTTTGCTAAAATTATGGGACTAACTAAATCACTTTTTAAAAGCGTCCGGGTTGCTTCTCCTAAATGGGAATAGTGCAGATATAAATAATCACTCACCATTTGGCTAAACAAGTTAGAACCTAAATGAGTAATACCCCAATATTCTAGGGTTCTGAGTTTCCTTTCCTTGGGCGTTAAATCCAGGTTTTCTACAATAGCATCAGGATGAGTTAAGGCAATTTCCAATAACTCTTGATGAGTAAAAAACTTAATTCCAATTTGGTGTTTGACAAAATTTGGATTAATCATGATTGAAAAAGATTTTAAGGTTTAATTAAAAGGAGTCTACAAGATATTAAAAGGAGATTACGGAAAACCAGAGATCGCTTTTCCGATTGATAAAATAAGTTGAGAAATTGAAAGTTTACAGAGGATTTCTGCTTGGAATCTAATCCGTGAAAGTTTATGCTTTGGTGGTAAAGTCTGGTTCTATCGCCATTTTTACTGCAAGTTGTCATAGCGAGATGGGATCTTTCGTCTGTCAACCACCCCAAGCTCAATCTCACCCTCTTCCCGTACTTTACTACCTTTTGGGATTAATCTGTAGGTCAGAAAACTTTACAATTCAAGCAGATATCCAAAATTTTCCCGTCATCCCCCATAAAACAGGAATTTTCGGTCATTCTATGGAAGGACATGGTGCTTGTCGTTAAACTAAGTCAGAGAGTCTGGGAATATTGAGCGTCCACAACAGCGTTCAATTCCTAAGCTATCTAATAACAAATCGCTGACCGCATTAGCGATCGCAAATTCTCCAAAAAAACTTTTAGAAAAATCAAAAGATTCCATTTCAGTCACAATCGCCAGCACCAAAGAACCCACATCATTTTCCCCTTCCATTCGTTGACGAACATAAATTTGAGCGACACGCTGTGCAATAGTTTCATTCACAGATTCAGGGATAAATTGTTCATCCAACCAACGATTTAAGGTTTGTTTTAACCATTCTCCTTCCTGTTGCAAATTCTCACTAGGGGGTAAGGTTATGGGTGCAATGGGTTCATTCATATCCGGTTAAATATTCACGGTTGACTTTTGACTATAACATTTGATGGTTCTAGTCTTGAATTAGGGTAATAATCGGAGAATCTTTACCTTTATATTCCTCTGATATTTTGTTTTTAATTAATTCGGCAAATAACCGATTAATTGAGGATTCAATGGAATTAGCTTCTCTTTTAAAACAAACCTGAAAACTCTTAGCTTTGTCGTAGGTCTTTGTTTCTTTCCTATAGGTTTTTTCGGTTTTTGCCTCTACAAAAACTGAAGGATTGGGACGTTTATACCAAT includes:
- a CDS encoding xanthine/uracil/vitamin C permease family protein, whose amino-acid sequence is MNSNSSTLESIARFFNFRELQTNFRIEIIAGVTTFMTMAYILIVNPAILSNAIFLQTSGDLFGELVIATALASALATLVMGLYAKYPFALAPGMGLNAYFAFSVVLKLGIPWRVALAAILIEGLIFIALTLSQFRTKIITAIPEGIKHAVAAGIGLFIAYIALTGAKIIVTDAATTTTLGNLNDPIVLITIAGILITSALIARRITGALLLGILATAGLGWILGIAPWPQGIIGLPQLPVDLFGQGIIGLKQVLEVNFFQIFTITFVFFFVDLFDTVGTLTGLGMKAGYINQDGEFPRVTEAFMADAVGTTTGAIFGTSTVTTYIESASGISEGGRSGFTAVIVAILFTISIFFIPLLSGIPSFATAPALIIVGVLMMGSVQYIRWDDPAESIPAFLTIFIMPLSYSIADGLAVGLITYPVIKSCQGKFHETNIAMWILAVIFVLKFVFVGK
- a CDS encoding glutathione-dependent formaldehyde dehydrogenase, with the translated sequence MGSWKTFKPGDHVIPLYILECRKCQYCLSFKTNLCQAIRGTQGKGLMPDGSSRFSKNGQMIHHYMGTSTFSNYTVLPEIALAKIREYAPFDKVCYIFMG
- a CDS encoding 2Fe-2S ferredoxin, coding for MSQTYTVEFHNQGNIQTVEVPEDKQILQAALDAGIKLPNSCNAGVCTTCAAKIIEGEVDQREGMGLSPELQAEGYVLLCIAYPRSNLKLIPGKEDEVYDRQYPQTS
- a CDS encoding ribonuclease III encodes the protein MINPNFVKHQIGIKFFTHQELLEIALTHPDAIVENLDLTPKERKLRTLEYWGITHLGSNLFSQMVSDYLYLHYSHLGEATRTLLKSDLVSPIILAKLALKIKIDQGSDLGKNYPFKPEFEQQKILSEMFEALVGAVYLEWDRDFEKTYNWLVNQFIAKVVNQIMMDLFLEFVPKADWDANFYPWFGSNHLTCPSQKSTSQLTCIFCS